A stretch of DNA from Micromonospora sp. NBC_01813:
AGGGTGTCGAGGTCGTCGAGGCGGCGCAGCAGGTCGACGACGGATGCGCCGGCCGGGCCGGCGTTGCCGAGGAACTTGGCGGCCAGTTCGTCGTCGGTCAGTGGGGTGTCCGGACCACCGCCGCTGCGCGGCACCGCACCGCGTACGGTCGTGCCGTCGGCGAGGGTGACCACGACGGTGCCGGGGGCGTCGGCGGCGTGTCCGCCGGTGTCGACGATCCGCCAGTGCAGCCGGGCGGCCAGCGCGGTGACGTCGGCGCGGTCGATGGCCTGCGGGTGGTATGTGGCGGTGGTCAGGTCGCCGTCGAGCAGCGTCGCGGCGACGCTCCACGGCAGCGAGAACTTCGCCGCGTACGGGGTGGCCGGTCGGGTCAGGTCCCGGCCGGGGCCGCAGACGGTGGGTGCCGAGTCGGGGTGCACGTCGACGTCGATCCGGGCGATCGCGGCCGGGTCGACCTGATCGGCCGGGAAGCCGGGCTGGTGCCGGGCGGCGCGGGCGGCGTCGATGGCGGCGTGCGACAGCTGGCAGGCCGGGTAGGGCTTGATGCCGATCCGGGTGGTTTCCCAGCGTCGGCCGAGGTCGGCGACGATCGACGCCGGGTCGACCGGGCCGGCGGCCAGGGCGTCGAAGACGCCGTGTGGGCCGTCGAAGACGTTCGCCGGGCCGGCCGCGCCGGCGGCGGCGAGCCGGGCGGCGAGGATGCCGGCGTGCGAGGCGAAGCCGGGGTGCAGTTGTTTGGTGGCCGCCCCGGTGTGCAGGAAGGCGAGCAGCCCACCGGCCTGGCTGCCGGCGATGCCGAGCGCGTCGGTGGCGCGGGCGGCGTCCAGCCTCAGCAGCCGGGCGGTGACCAGCGCGCTGGAGAAGACCCCGGCGACCATGGTGGCGTGCAGCCCGCGGGCGTGGAAGCCGTGCGGGGCGGCGGCGGCGACCCGGCAGACCGTCTCGTAGCCGACGATGGCGGCGTGCAGCACGTCGCGGCCGGTGGCACCAACCTGCTCGCCGACGGCGAACGCGGCGGGCAGCACCACGGCGGTGGCGTGCACCAGGCCGGCGGCGTGGGTGTCGTCGAAGTCGAGCGCGTGGACCAGGGCGCCGACGGCCAGCGCGGCGGCCGGGGCGCCGATCTTGTCCCGGCCGCCGAGCAGGGTGGCTTCCGGTGGGCCGGCGAGGTCCCGGGCGACGCGCAGCGCCGGGTCGACGGTGCCGCCGCGCCGGCCAGCCAGGGCGGTGCCGAGCCCGTCGAGCAGGTGCCGCAGCGCGGCCCGCCGGACCGGGGCCGGCGGGTCGAGCGGTCCGGTCGCCCAGTCGGCGAGCGCCGCGGCGATCATCGCGGGCCGGTCATCGTGCGGCGCCCTCGGAGTCGGTGGCGGCGGGGCCGGGGCTACGGGGGGTGCCGAACGCGCCGGCGGCGGTCAGGTCGGCCAGGGTCTGCGGGTCGAGCCCGAGGATGTCGCCGGTGACCGTGGCGAAGTCCTCGTTGCGCTGCGGCGCGCGGCGGTACGCGGGCGGTTCGGCACCGACCCGGACCGGGCTGGCGAGTTGCTGCACGGTGCCGAACCGGGGGTGTTCGGTGGTGACGACGAGGTCCCGGGCGGCGGTGTGCTCCTCGGCGAGCGCCGCCGGCACGTCGTTGATCGGCCCGCAGGGGATGGCGGCGGCGTACAGCTGGGTCAGCCACTCGTCGACGGTGCGCTGCCGGAAGATCTGCTCCAGTTCAGCGAGCAGTTCGTCGCGGTTGTCGCGGCGGGTGCCGAAGGTCCCGTACGGCGAACCGGCGGCGGCCCATTCGGGGTGGCCGACGACGTCGGCGAGCCGGGTCCAGAACTTCTCCTTGGCGCAGCCGACCACCATCCAGCCGTCCTTGGCCTGGAAGACCTGGAACGGCACCAGCGACGGGTGCGCCGAGTGGTGGGTGCGGGTCGGCTGGAAGCCGGCGTTGAGATGCCAGGTGGCCGGGTAGGTGAGCATCGAGATCGCGGTGTCGTAGAGGCTGACGTCGCAGTCCATGCCGACGCCGTCGCGGCGGGCGGCGTGCACCCCGGCGAGCAGCGAGATAGCGGCGACGAAACCGCCGGAGTAGTCGACCATGGACAGTCCGGACTTGGTGGGCGGTCCGTCGGGTTCCCCGGTCAGCTCCATCCAGCCGGCGAGGCCCTGCAGTATGTAGTCGTAGCCGGGTTCGGCGCGACGCGGGCCGGTCATCCCGAAGCCGGTCAGCGAGACGCAGACGATCCGTGGGTTGATGTGCTTGAGGTCGTCGTAGCGGATCCGCATCTTCTCCGGCACGTCGCCGCGCAGGTTGGAGTAGACGACGTCGGCGACGGCGACGAGCTTCTCGAACACCTCGCGGCCGGCGTCGGTGGTCAGGTCCAGCGACAGGCTGCGCTTGTTGCGGTTGAACGTCTCGAAGAACAGCGAGTCCTCGTCGGCGGCGTACGGCGGCACGTAGCGGCCGACGTCGCCGCCGGCCCGCGGATCCTCGATCTTGATGACTTCGGCGCCGAGGTCGGCCAGGTGTACGGTGCCGAACGGGCCGGCGCCGTACTGCTCGACGGCGATGATCCGGATGTCGGCCAGCGGTGTCATGCTGCGGCTCCCGTCAGCTCGGCGATCAGCGCGATGATCTCGTCCTGGGCGGCGCGGGTCTCGGCGGCGGGCAGCCCGTGGGTGGGTGGGCTCAACTTGACCGAGTCGGCGATGCCCGCGTACCCGGCGATCCGTTCGGCAACCTCGGCCCGGGTGCCGGTCATGGTGAGCGTGTCGACCATCCGGTCGCTGACGGCGTCGGCGAGGTGGTCGGCGCCGGTGCCGGCCCGGAACGCGTCGATCACCTGTTGCTGGTCGTCGGCGAGGCCGTGGAAGGCGAAGAAGTCGGCGTAGGTGCGCACGGTGGCGTAGAAGCCGACCAGGCCGGCGGCGCGGCGGCGGGCCAGCGCCCGGTCGTCGGCGACCGAGCAGCAGGCGGAGACGACGATGTCGAGGTCGGCGCGGGTCCGGCCGGCCCGGTCGAGGCCGGCGGTCAGGTCGGGCAGGATCTGCCCGGCCAGGTACGCCGGGGAGCAGAGTTCGTGGCTGATCCAGCCGTCGCCGATCTGCCCGGCCAGCCGGGTCATCAGCGGGCCCATCGCGGCCAGGTAGACCGGGATGCCGGCCGGCGGCACCGGGAACGGGCGTTCGTAGCCACGGATACGCATCGGCTCGTACTCGCCGTCGAGCATCATCGGCTCGCCGGTGGTGCAGTTTGCCCAGAAGTGCCGGATGTTGCGGACGGTTTCCCGCAGGTGGGCGACGGGTTTGCCGAAGTCGACGTGGTGCCAGTCCTCGTTGAGTCGCTTGACGCCGGAGCCGAGGCCGAGGATGAACCGTCCATCGGAGAGTTCGTCGAGGTCGAGCGCCTCCAGCGCGGTGATCATCGGGCTGCGGGTGAAGGCCAGCACGATCGAGGTGCCGATCCGGGCGGTCGTGGTGGCGCCGGCCAGCGCGGCGGCGGTGCCGGTGGCGCTGCGGTGCAGTTCGGAGACCCAGAGCACCTCGGCGCCGGCCTGCTCGGCGCGGCGGCCGGCGGCGGCGAGTTCGGCGAGGGTCTCTCCCCAGGGCTGGTAGGTCAGGCGCAGGCTCATCCGGTCGCCTCGTTCTCCAGCGACAGCGGGGTGGCGGCGGTCGGGAAGATCCCCTCGACCTGCTTGGCGCCGCGCTTGTAGACGTAGAAGGTGCGTTTGAAGGCGCAGACCTGGGCGCCGTCCTGGTTGAGGGTGCGGGTGCGGACCGTCACGATCCCGGCGTACGGGCGGGACCCGGATTCACGCTTGTCGAGCACCAACGATTCACTGTAGAGGGTGTCGCCGGCGAACACCGGGTGCGGCAGGACGATCTCGTCCCAGCCGAGGTTGGCGAAGGCGTTCTGGGTGAGGTCGGTGACGCTCTGCCCGACCGCGATGGCCAGGGTCAGGGTGGAGACGACCAGTGGCCGCTCGAACTCCGACCGGGCGGCGTACTCGGTGTTGAAGTGCATCTGGCTGGTGTTCATCGTCAGCAGGGTGAACCAGGTGTTGTCCGCCTCGGACACGGTGCGTCCGAGGGGATGCTGGTAGACGTCGCCGACGCCGAAGTCTTCGAAGAAGCGTCCGGTCCACCCCTGCCGTACCGACATCGACCGATCCTCTCGCCT
This window harbors:
- a CDS encoding MmgE/PrpD family protein; the protein is MIAAALADWATGPLDPPAPVRRAALRHLLDGLGTALAGRRGGTVDPALRVARDLAGPPEATLLGGRDKIGAPAAALAVGALVHALDFDDTHAAGLVHATAVVLPAAFAVGEQVGATGRDVLHAAIVGYETVCRVAAAAPHGFHARGLHATMVAGVFSSALVTARLLRLDAARATDALGIAGSQAGGLLAFLHTGAATKQLHPGFASHAGILAARLAAAGAAGPANVFDGPHGVFDALAAGPVDPASIVADLGRRWETTRIGIKPYPACQLSHAAIDAARAARHQPGFPADQVDPAAIARIDVDVHPDSAPTVCGPGRDLTRPATPYAAKFSLPWSVAATLLDGDLTTATYHPQAIDRADVTALAARLHWRIVDTGGHAADAPGTVVVTLADGTTVRGAVPRSGGGPDTPLTDDELAAKFLGNAGPAGASVVDLLRRLDDLDTLDPIVAALAAAGD
- a CDS encoding CaiB/BaiF CoA transferase family protein, coding for MTPLADIRIIAVEQYGAGPFGTVHLADLGAEVIKIEDPRAGGDVGRYVPPYAADEDSLFFETFNRNKRSLSLDLTTDAGREVFEKLVAVADVVYSNLRGDVPEKMRIRYDDLKHINPRIVCVSLTGFGMTGPRRAEPGYDYILQGLAGWMELTGEPDGPPTKSGLSMVDYSGGFVAAISLLAGVHAARRDGVGMDCDVSLYDTAISMLTYPATWHLNAGFQPTRTHHSAHPSLVPFQVFQAKDGWMVVGCAKEKFWTRLADVVGHPEWAAAGSPYGTFGTRRDNRDELLAELEQIFRQRTVDEWLTQLYAAAIPCGPINDVPAALAEEHTAARDLVVTTEHPRFGTVQQLASPVRVGAEPPAYRRAPQRNEDFATVTGDILGLDPQTLADLTAAGAFGTPRSPGPAATDSEGAAR
- a CDS encoding LLM class flavin-dependent oxidoreductase, yielding MSLRLTYQPWGETLAELAAAGRRAEQAGAEVLWVSELHRSATGTAAALAGATTTARIGTSIVLAFTRSPMITALEALDLDELSDGRFILGLGSGVKRLNEDWHHVDFGKPVAHLRETVRNIRHFWANCTTGEPMMLDGEYEPMRIRGYERPFPVPPAGIPVYLAAMGPLMTRLAGQIGDGWISHELCSPAYLAGQILPDLTAGLDRAGRTRADLDIVVSACCSVADDRALARRRAAGLVGFYATVRTYADFFAFHGLADDQQQVIDAFRAGTGADHLADAVSDRMVDTLTMTGTRAEVAERIAGYAGIADSVKLSPPTHGLPAAETRAAQDEIIALIAELTGAAA
- a CDS encoding MaoC family dehydratase; translation: MSVRQGWTGRFFEDFGVGDVYQHPLGRTVSEADNTWFTLLTMNTSQMHFNTEYAARSEFERPLVVSTLTLAIAVGQSVTDLTQNAFANLGWDEIVLPHPVFAGDTLYSESLVLDKRESGSRPYAGIVTVRTRTLNQDGAQVCAFKRTFYVYKRGAKQVEGIFPTAATPLSLENEATG